In Streptomyces sp. NBC_01408, one DNA window encodes the following:
- a CDS encoding amino-acid N-acetyltransferase has product MGEFSTAHAETVTIRRARTGDVPALRRLLDQYVQQRILLDKAPVVLYEDIQEFWVAERALDGQVVGCGALHVMWEDLAEVRTLAVDRELKGGGVGHRVLEQLLRTARDLGVSRVFCLTFEVDFFTKHGFVEIGETPVETDVYMELLRSYDEGVAEFLGLERVKPNTLGNSRMLLHL; this is encoded by the coding sequence ATGGGAGAGTTTTCCACTGCACACGCAGAAACAGTGACGATCCGCCGCGCCCGCACCGGTGATGTTCCCGCGCTGCGCCGCCTGCTCGACCAGTACGTGCAGCAGCGGATCCTCCTCGACAAAGCGCCCGTCGTCCTTTACGAGGACATCCAGGAGTTCTGGGTCGCGGAACGCGCCTTGGACGGCCAGGTGGTGGGCTGCGGCGCTCTCCACGTCATGTGGGAAGACCTCGCCGAAGTCCGCACTCTCGCCGTCGACCGCGAGTTGAAGGGCGGCGGAGTCGGCCACCGGGTGCTGGAGCAGTTGTTGCGCACGGCCCGCGATCTGGGGGTCAGCCGGGTTTTCTGCCTGACCTTCGAAGTGGACTTCTTCACGAAGCACGGCTTCGTCGAGATCGGCGAGACCCCCGTCGAGACCGATGTGTACATGGAGCTCCTGCGTTCCTATGACGAGGGTGTCGCCGAGTTCCTCGGTCTCGAACGAGTGAAGCCGAACACCTTGGGCAACAGTCGGATGCTTCTGCACCTCTGA
- a CDS encoding Lsr2 family protein, with protein MAQKVQVLLVDDLDGVEADETVTFALDGKTYEIDLTTANAEKLRGLLEPFTKGGRRTGGRATSARAKGGRASATTGNPDTAEIRAWAKENGYNVNDRGRVPADIREAYEKAKG; from the coding sequence GTGGCACAGAAGGTTCAGGTCCTTCTTGTCGACGACCTCGACGGTGTCGAGGCGGACGAGACGGTGACGTTCGCTCTGGACGGCAAGACCTACGAGATCGACCTCACCACCGCCAACGCTGAAAAGCTCCGCGGTCTGCTCGAACCGTTCACCAAGGGCGGCCGCCGCACCGGTGGCCGCGCCACCTCCGCCCGTGCCAAGGGCGGCCGTGCCTCCGCGACGACCGGAAACCCGGACACCGCCGAGATTCGCGCGTGGGCCAAGGAGAACGGTTACAACGTGAACGACCGCGGCCGTGTCCCGGCCGACATCCGCGAGGCCTACGAGAAGGCCAAGGGCTGA